In Hippoglossus hippoglossus isolate fHipHip1 chromosome 24, fHipHip1.pri, whole genome shotgun sequence, a single genomic region encodes these proteins:
- the pum2 gene encoding pumilio homolog 2 isoform X6 produces the protein MSIPCSILGMNDVAWQETRGGMLHANGAPETGGVRVHVGGPLTSVVGAGQAPGGTHLQGMDRVPNPTPGTPQPLLSGRSQDDATVAYFFQRQPGEQLGGCPPSKHRWPTGDANHIDQNRPADEMNYDFQALALESRGMGELLPAKKLWDSDEMAKDGRKGMLLGEEWRDTAWGSSHHSVSQPIMVQRRPGQSFHGNGDANSVLSPRSEGGGLGVSMVEYVLSSSPGDKMDGRYRNGGYGGGDTDQDGREKSDAQEKISPFEEDKSPEMKVGEEIDPAKANGRGLLNGMDRDCKDFNPTPGSRQASPTEAVERMGPIQTGLEMMVQHHPHALQQQNPVQNKPPAEDFQNQEPQNMGGMEQQANVESLQFDYAGNQIQVDSSGTPVGLFDYAAQQQLFQRTNQLTVQQLTAAQQQQYALAAAQQQHLAGLAPAYPYIINAGPPGTDPYTAAGLAAAASLAGPTVVPPQYYGVPWGVYPANLFQQQAASNANHSANQQASNQGPGQQQVMRTGNNQRPLTPGQGQQSQQESLAAAAAANPALAYTGMSGYQVLAPAAYYDQTGTLVMGPGARTGLGGPMRLVQTPLLINPAAAQAAAAVSASGSGNMSGPPGNGLYRSMPQQQQQQQQQQQQQQAPPPSSGLPSSSFYGSGSVPNTSQSSSLFSHTSAAPPPASSLGFSNTGGSLGVGLGSALGAFGSSVSSPTSGSVTRRDSLLASSDLYKRGGSSLTPIGQPFYNSLGYSSPSPIGLTPGHSPLTPPPSLPSSHGSSSSLHLGGLTNGSGRYISAAPGAEAKYRSAGSTSSLFNSSSQLFPPSRPRYSRSDVMPSGRSRLLEDFRNNRFPNLQLRDLPGHMVEFSQDQHGSRFIQQKLERATPAERQMVFGEILQAAYQLMTDVFGNYVIQKFFEFGSADQKLALATRIRGHVLPLALQMYGCRVIQKALESISSEQQVISDIVRELDGHVLKCVKDQNGNHVVQKCIECVQPQALQFIIDAFQGQVFVLSTHPYGCRVIQRILEHCTQEQTLPILEELHQHSEQLGQDQYGNYVIQHVLEHGRPEDKSKIVAEVRGKVLVLSQHKFASNVVEKCVIHSSRAERALLIDEVCCQKDGPHSALYTMMKDQYANYVVQRMIDMAEPAQRKIIMHKIRPHIATLRKYTYGKHILAKLEKYYMKSGSELGPIGGPANGLM, from the exons ATGAGCATTCCATGCAGCATCCTAGGTATGAATGACGTGGCCTGGCAGGAGACAAGAGGTGGGATGCTGCATGCAAATGGTGCTCCTGAGACTGGAGGTGTGAGAGTTCACGTTGGAGGACCGCTAACCTCAGTTGTAGGAGCTGGACAGGCTCCCGGAGGCACTCATTTACAAGGCATGGACCGAGTACCCAACCCCACCCCAGGGACCCCGCAGCCTCTGCTGAGTGGACGATCTCAGGATGACGCCACAGTCGCATACTTCTTTCAGAGGCAGCCCGGAGAGCAGCTTGGTGGTTGCCCTCCCAGTAAACATCGTTGGCCCACTGGAGATGCCAATCATATTGACCAG AACCGTCCAGCGGATGAAATGAACTATGACTTTCAAGCCCTTGCTTTGGAGTCGAGGGGCATGGGAGAG CTCTTGCCTGCAAAAAAGCTTTGGGATTCTGATGAGATGGCCAAAGATGGAAGGAAAGGGATGCTCCTTGGGGAGGAGTGGAGGGACACTGCCTGGGGATCATCTC ATCATTCAGTGTCCCAACCAATCATGGTGCAGCGGCGACCAGGCCAGAGTTTCCATGGCAATGGTGATGCCAATTCTGTGCTTTCACCTCGCTCAGAAGGTGGAGGCCTGGGTGTGAGCATGGTGGAGTACGTCCTGAGCTCCTCTCCTGGTGACAAGATGGATGGTCGCTACAGGAACGGGGGCTAT GGTGGAGGAGACACTGACCAAGatgggagagagaagagtgatGCTCAAGAGAAAATCTCCCCATTTGAAGAGGACAAGAGCCCAGAGATGAAGGTGGGAGAGGAGATAGATCCGGCGAAAGCCAATGGAAGAGGCCTATTAAACGGCATGGACAGAGACTGCAAAGACTTCAA TCCAACACCTGGAAGCCGCCAAGCTTCCCCCACGGAGGCTGTGGAGAGGATGGGCCCAATTCAGACAGGTTTAGAGATGATGGTACAGCACCACCCCCATGCTCTCCAACAACAGAACCCCGTTCAAAACAAGCCTCCTGCTGAGGATTTCCAGAACCAGGAGCCACAGAACATGGGAGGTATGGAGCAGCAAGCCAACGTGGAGTCCCTTCAGTTTGATTACGCTGGTAACCAGATTCAGGTGGACTCCTCAGGGACTCCAGTAGGATTGTTTGACTACGCCGCTCAGCAGCAG TTGTTCCAGAGAACTAATCAGCTGACTGTTCAACaactcactgcagctcagcaacAACAATATGCCCTGGCTGcagcccagcagcagcatcttg CTGGCCTTGCTCCTGCATACCCTTACATCATTAATGCTGGCCCCCCTGGAACCGATCCCTACACTGCAGCTGGGCTGGCGGCCGCAGCCTCACTTGCAG GGCCCACAGTGGTTCCACCACAGTACTACGGAGTTCCATGGGGTGTGTACCCAGCTAATCTTTTCCAGCAACAGGCTGCATCTAATGCCAATCATTCAGCTAATCAGCAAGCATCCAATCAGGGGCCAGGCCAACAACAG GTAATGCGCACAGGAAACAACCAGCGACCTCTTACGCCCGGGCAAGGCCAGCAAAGTCAGCAAGAGTCTctagctgcagctgctgccgcAAACCCTGCACTGGCATACACAGGAATGTCTG GTTATCAGGTGCTGGCTCCTGCTGCTTACTATGACCAGACTGGAACTCTGGTGATGGGCCCCGGTGCCCGCACTGGTCTGGGTGGACCAATGCGTCTTGTCCAGACCCCTCTACTCATcaaccctgctgctgctcaggctg CAGCGGCGGTGTCTGCATCTGGCTCTGGCAACATGTCTGGTCCTCCAGGTAACGGACTTTACCGCTCCATGcctcaacaacaacagcagcagcaacaacagcagcagcagcagcaggctccCCCGCCCAGCAGCGGCCTGCCCTCCAGCTCATTCTACGGCTCTGGATCAGTCCCCAACACTTCTCAAAGCAGCTCCCTTTTCTCACACACCTCCGCTGCCCCACCACCGGCCTCCTCCCTGGGCTTCAGCAACACCGGCGGCTCTCTTGGCGTGGGCCTAGGCTCAGCTCTTGGAGCCTTCGGCTCATCTG TGTCCAGCCCTACCAGTGGCAGTGTAACTCGCAGGGACTCTCTGTTGGCAAGCTCTGACCTGTACAAACGCGGTGGCAGCAGTTTAACTCCCATTGGTCAGCCGTTTTACAACAGCCTGGGTTACTCTTCACCAAGCCCCATTGGCCTTACACCGGGTCACTCCCCACTCACTCCTCCACCTTCTTTGCCCTCCTCCCATGGATCCTCTTCAAGCCTTCACCTCG GTGGCCTGACAAATGGCAGCGGGCGTTACATCTCTGCAGCACCTGGAGCTGAGGCAAAGTACCGGAGCGCTGGTAGTACATCCAGTCTGTTCAACTCCAGCAGCCAGCTGTTCCCTCCGTCTCGGCCCCGTTACAGTCGCTCTGATGTCATGCCGTCCGGACGCAGCCGCCTACTGGAAGACTTCAGAAACAACCGCTTCCCAAACCTCCAGCTCCGTGACCTTCCAGGACACATGGTGGAGTTCTCTCAAGACCAACATGGATCCAG ATTTATCCAACAGAAGCTAGAGAGGGCCACTCCTGCTGAGAGGCAGATGGTGTTTGGAGAGATTCTGCAAGCAGCATACCAGCTGATGACCGATGTCTTTGGGAACTATGTCATTCAAAAGTTTTTTGAG TTTGGAAGTGCCGACCAGAAGCTGGCTTTGGCAACACGTATTCGTGGCCACGTACTTCCCCTGGCTTTGCAGATGTATGGTTGTAGAGTTATCCAGAAAGCCCTGGAGTCCATTTCCTCAGAGCAGCAGGTAATT AGCGACATTGTCCGTGAGCTGGATGGCCACGTGTTGAAGTGTGTGAAGGACCAGAACGGAAACCATGTGGTACAGAAGTGCATTGAGTGTGTGCAACCTCAGGCCCTCCAGTTTATCATCGACGCCTTCCAGGGCCAG gtgtttgtgttgtccACACACCCTTACGGCTGCAGAGTGATCCAAAGGATTTTGGAGCACTGCACTCAGGAGCAGACTCTCCCCATCCTGGAAGAGCTGCATCAGCACTCTGAACAGCTGGGCCAG GATCAGTATGGTAACTACGTCATTCAGCACGTGTTGGAGCACGGGCGACCGGAAGATAAGAGCAAGATAGTGGCAGAGGTTCGAGGAAAGGTTCTTGTCCTGAGCCAACACAAATTTGCAAG CAATGTCGTTGAGAAGTGTGTGATCCACTCTTCGCGTGCCGAAAGAGCTCTGCTGATCGATGAAGTGTGCTGCCAGAAAGACGGGCCTCACAGCGCCCTGTACACAATGATGAAGGACCAGTACGCCAACTATGTTGTCCAAAGAATGATTGACATGGCAGAACCCGCTCAGCGCAAAATCATCATGCACAAG ATCCGGCCCCACATCGCTACTTTGCGCAAGTACACCTACGGTAAGCACATTCTGGCCAAGCTGGAAAAGTACTACATGAAGAGTGGATCTGAACTGGGTCCTATCGGCGGCCCTGCGAACGGCCTCATGTAG
- the pum2 gene encoding pumilio homolog 2 isoform X2, which translates to MSIPCSILGMNDVAWQETRGGMLHANGAPETGGVRVHVGGPLTSVVGAGQAPGGTHLQGMDRVPNPTPGTPQPLLSGRSQDDATVAYFFQRQPGEQLGGCPPSKHRWPTGDANHIDQNRPADEMNYDFQALALESRGMGELLPAKKLWDSDEMAKDGRKGMLLGEEWRDTAWGSSHHSVSQPIMVQRRPGQSFHGNGDANSVLSPRSEGGGLGVSMVEYVLSSSPGDKMDGRYRNGGYGGGDTDQDGREKSDAQEKISPFEEDKSPEMKVGEEIDPAKANGRGLLNGMDRDCKDFNPTPGSRQASPTEAVERMGPIQTGLEMMVQHHPHALQQQNPVQNKPPAEDFQNQEPQNMGGMEQQANVESLQFDYAGNQIQVDSSGTPVGLFDYAAQQQLFQRTNQLTVQQLTAAQQQQYALAAAQQQHLAGLAPAYPYIINAGPPGTDPYTAAGLAAAASLAGPTVVPPQYYGVPWGVYPANLFQQQAASNANHSANQQASNQGPGQQQVMRTGNNQRPLTPGQGQQSQQESLAAAAAANPALAYTGMSGYQVLAPAAYYDQTGTLVMGPGARTGLGGPMRLVQTPLLINPAAAQAAAAVSASGSGNMSGPPGNGLYRSMPQQQQQQQQQQQQQQAPPPSSGLPSSSFYGSGSVPNTSQSSSLFSHTSAAPPPASSLGFSNTGGSLGVGLGSALGAFGSSVSSPTSGSVTRRDSLLASSDLYKRGGSSLTPIGQPFYNSLGYSSPSPIGLTPGHSPLTPPPSLPSSHGSSSSLHLGGLTNGSGRYISAAPGAEAKYRSAGSTSSLFNSSSQLFPPSRPRYSRSDVMPSGRSRLLEDFRNNRFPNLQLRDLPGHMVEFSQDQHGSRFIQQKLERATPAERQMVFGEILQAAYQLMTDVFGNYVIQKFFEFGSADQKLALATRIRGHVLPLALQMYGCRVIQKALESISSEQQSDIVRELDGHVLKCVKDQNGNHVVQKCIECVQPQALQFIIDAFQGQVFVLSTHPYGCRVIQRILEHCTQEQTLPILEELHQHSEQLGQKYQGVSLEMTPKTYYTVSRDALFKDQYGNYVIQHVLEHGRPEDKSKIVAEVRGKVLVLSQHKFASNVVEKCVIHSSRAERALLIDEVCCQKDGPHSALYTMMKDQYANYVVQRMIDMAEPAQRKIIMHKIRPHIATLRKYTYGKHILAKLEKYYMKSGSELGPIGGPANGLM; encoded by the exons ATGAGCATTCCATGCAGCATCCTAGGTATGAATGACGTGGCCTGGCAGGAGACAAGAGGTGGGATGCTGCATGCAAATGGTGCTCCTGAGACTGGAGGTGTGAGAGTTCACGTTGGAGGACCGCTAACCTCAGTTGTAGGAGCTGGACAGGCTCCCGGAGGCACTCATTTACAAGGCATGGACCGAGTACCCAACCCCACCCCAGGGACCCCGCAGCCTCTGCTGAGTGGACGATCTCAGGATGACGCCACAGTCGCATACTTCTTTCAGAGGCAGCCCGGAGAGCAGCTTGGTGGTTGCCCTCCCAGTAAACATCGTTGGCCCACTGGAGATGCCAATCATATTGACCAG AACCGTCCAGCGGATGAAATGAACTATGACTTTCAAGCCCTTGCTTTGGAGTCGAGGGGCATGGGAGAG CTCTTGCCTGCAAAAAAGCTTTGGGATTCTGATGAGATGGCCAAAGATGGAAGGAAAGGGATGCTCCTTGGGGAGGAGTGGAGGGACACTGCCTGGGGATCATCTC ATCATTCAGTGTCCCAACCAATCATGGTGCAGCGGCGACCAGGCCAGAGTTTCCATGGCAATGGTGATGCCAATTCTGTGCTTTCACCTCGCTCAGAAGGTGGAGGCCTGGGTGTGAGCATGGTGGAGTACGTCCTGAGCTCCTCTCCTGGTGACAAGATGGATGGTCGCTACAGGAACGGGGGCTAT GGTGGAGGAGACACTGACCAAGatgggagagagaagagtgatGCTCAAGAGAAAATCTCCCCATTTGAAGAGGACAAGAGCCCAGAGATGAAGGTGGGAGAGGAGATAGATCCGGCGAAAGCCAATGGAAGAGGCCTATTAAACGGCATGGACAGAGACTGCAAAGACTTCAA TCCAACACCTGGAAGCCGCCAAGCTTCCCCCACGGAGGCTGTGGAGAGGATGGGCCCAATTCAGACAGGTTTAGAGATGATGGTACAGCACCACCCCCATGCTCTCCAACAACAGAACCCCGTTCAAAACAAGCCTCCTGCTGAGGATTTCCAGAACCAGGAGCCACAGAACATGGGAGGTATGGAGCAGCAAGCCAACGTGGAGTCCCTTCAGTTTGATTACGCTGGTAACCAGATTCAGGTGGACTCCTCAGGGACTCCAGTAGGATTGTTTGACTACGCCGCTCAGCAGCAG TTGTTCCAGAGAACTAATCAGCTGACTGTTCAACaactcactgcagctcagcaacAACAATATGCCCTGGCTGcagcccagcagcagcatcttg CTGGCCTTGCTCCTGCATACCCTTACATCATTAATGCTGGCCCCCCTGGAACCGATCCCTACACTGCAGCTGGGCTGGCGGCCGCAGCCTCACTTGCAG GGCCCACAGTGGTTCCACCACAGTACTACGGAGTTCCATGGGGTGTGTACCCAGCTAATCTTTTCCAGCAACAGGCTGCATCTAATGCCAATCATTCAGCTAATCAGCAAGCATCCAATCAGGGGCCAGGCCAACAACAG GTAATGCGCACAGGAAACAACCAGCGACCTCTTACGCCCGGGCAAGGCCAGCAAAGTCAGCAAGAGTCTctagctgcagctgctgccgcAAACCCTGCACTGGCATACACAGGAATGTCTG GTTATCAGGTGCTGGCTCCTGCTGCTTACTATGACCAGACTGGAACTCTGGTGATGGGCCCCGGTGCCCGCACTGGTCTGGGTGGACCAATGCGTCTTGTCCAGACCCCTCTACTCATcaaccctgctgctgctcaggctg CAGCGGCGGTGTCTGCATCTGGCTCTGGCAACATGTCTGGTCCTCCAGGTAACGGACTTTACCGCTCCATGcctcaacaacaacagcagcagcaacaacagcagcagcagcagcaggctccCCCGCCCAGCAGCGGCCTGCCCTCCAGCTCATTCTACGGCTCTGGATCAGTCCCCAACACTTCTCAAAGCAGCTCCCTTTTCTCACACACCTCCGCTGCCCCACCACCGGCCTCCTCCCTGGGCTTCAGCAACACCGGCGGCTCTCTTGGCGTGGGCCTAGGCTCAGCTCTTGGAGCCTTCGGCTCATCTG TGTCCAGCCCTACCAGTGGCAGTGTAACTCGCAGGGACTCTCTGTTGGCAAGCTCTGACCTGTACAAACGCGGTGGCAGCAGTTTAACTCCCATTGGTCAGCCGTTTTACAACAGCCTGGGTTACTCTTCACCAAGCCCCATTGGCCTTACACCGGGTCACTCCCCACTCACTCCTCCACCTTCTTTGCCCTCCTCCCATGGATCCTCTTCAAGCCTTCACCTCG GTGGCCTGACAAATGGCAGCGGGCGTTACATCTCTGCAGCACCTGGAGCTGAGGCAAAGTACCGGAGCGCTGGTAGTACATCCAGTCTGTTCAACTCCAGCAGCCAGCTGTTCCCTCCGTCTCGGCCCCGTTACAGTCGCTCTGATGTCATGCCGTCCGGACGCAGCCGCCTACTGGAAGACTTCAGAAACAACCGCTTCCCAAACCTCCAGCTCCGTGACCTTCCAGGACACATGGTGGAGTTCTCTCAAGACCAACATGGATCCAG ATTTATCCAACAGAAGCTAGAGAGGGCCACTCCTGCTGAGAGGCAGATGGTGTTTGGAGAGATTCTGCAAGCAGCATACCAGCTGATGACCGATGTCTTTGGGAACTATGTCATTCAAAAGTTTTTTGAG TTTGGAAGTGCCGACCAGAAGCTGGCTTTGGCAACACGTATTCGTGGCCACGTACTTCCCCTGGCTTTGCAGATGTATGGTTGTAGAGTTATCCAGAAAGCCCTGGAGTCCATTTCCTCAGAGCAGCAG AGCGACATTGTCCGTGAGCTGGATGGCCACGTGTTGAAGTGTGTGAAGGACCAGAACGGAAACCATGTGGTACAGAAGTGCATTGAGTGTGTGCAACCTCAGGCCCTCCAGTTTATCATCGACGCCTTCCAGGGCCAG gtgtttgtgttgtccACACACCCTTACGGCTGCAGAGTGATCCAAAGGATTTTGGAGCACTGCACTCAGGAGCAGACTCTCCCCATCCTGGAAGAGCTGCATCAGCACTCTGAACAGCTGGGCCAG AAATATCAAGGCGTATCATTGGAGATGACACCCAAAACATATTATACAGTGTCCCGCGATGCACTGTTCAAG GATCAGTATGGTAACTACGTCATTCAGCACGTGTTGGAGCACGGGCGACCGGAAGATAAGAGCAAGATAGTGGCAGAGGTTCGAGGAAAGGTTCTTGTCCTGAGCCAACACAAATTTGCAAG CAATGTCGTTGAGAAGTGTGTGATCCACTCTTCGCGTGCCGAAAGAGCTCTGCTGATCGATGAAGTGTGCTGCCAGAAAGACGGGCCTCACAGCGCCCTGTACACAATGATGAAGGACCAGTACGCCAACTATGTTGTCCAAAGAATGATTGACATGGCAGAACCCGCTCAGCGCAAAATCATCATGCACAAG ATCCGGCCCCACATCGCTACTTTGCGCAAGTACACCTACGGTAAGCACATTCTGGCCAAGCTGGAAAAGTACTACATGAAGAGTGGATCTGAACTGGGTCCTATCGGCGGCCCTGCGAACGGCCTCATGTAG
- the pum2 gene encoding pumilio homolog 2 isoform X7 has protein sequence MSIPCSILGMNDVAWQETRGGMLHANGAPETGGVRVHVGGPLTSVVGAGQAPGGTHLQGMDRVPNPTPGTPQPLLSGRSQDDATVAYFFQRQPGEQLGGCPPSKHRWPTGDANHIDQNRPADEMNYDFQALALESRGMGELLPAKKLWDSDEMAKDGRKGMLLGEEWRDTAWGSSHHSVSQPIMVQRRPGQSFHGNGDANSVLSPRSEGGGLGVSMVEYVLSSSPGDKMDGRYRNGGYGGGDTDQDGREKSDAQEKISPFEEDKSPEMKVGEEIDPAKANGRGLLNGMDRDCKDFNPTPGSRQASPTEAVERMGPIQTGLEMMVQHHPHALQQQNPVQNKPPAEDFQNQEPQNMGGMEQQANVESLQFDYAGNQIQVDSSGTPVGLFDYAAQQQLFQRTNQLTVQQLTAAQQQQYALAAAQQQHLAGLAPAYPYIINAGPPGTDPYTAAGLAAAASLAGPTVVPPQYYGVPWGVYPANLFQQQAASNANHSANQQASNQGPGQQQVMRTGNNQRPLTPGQGQQSQQESLAAAAAANPALAYTGMSGYQVLAPAAYYDQTGTLVMGPGARTGLGGPMRLVQTPLLINPAAAQAAAAVSASGSGNMSGPPGNGLYRSMPQQQQQQQQQQQQQQAPPPSSGLPSSSFYGSGSVPNTSQSSSLFSHTSAAPPPASSLGFSNTGGSLGVGLGSALGAFGSSVSSPTSGSVTRRDSLLASSDLYKRGGSSLTPIGQPFYNSLGYSSPSPIGLTPGHSPLTPPPSLPSSHGSSSSLHLGGLTNGSGRYISAAPGAEAKYRSAGSTSSLFNSSSQLFPPSRPRYSRSDVMPSGRSRLLEDFRNNRFPNLQLRDLPGHMVEFSQDQHGSRFIQQKLERATPAERQMVFGEILQAAYQLMTDVFGNYVIQKFFEFGSADQKLALATRIRGHVLPLALQMYGCRVIQKALESISSEQQSDIVRELDGHVLKCVKDQNGNHVVQKCIECVQPQALQFIIDAFQGQVFVLSTHPYGCRVIQRILEHCTQEQTLPILEELHQHSEQLGQDQYGNYVIQHVLEHGRPEDKSKIVAEVRGKVLVLSQHKFASNVVEKCVIHSSRAERALLIDEVCCQKDGPHSALYTMMKDQYANYVVQRMIDMAEPAQRKIIMHKIRPHIATLRKYTYGKHILAKLEKYYMKSGSELGPIGGPANGLM, from the exons ATGAGCATTCCATGCAGCATCCTAGGTATGAATGACGTGGCCTGGCAGGAGACAAGAGGTGGGATGCTGCATGCAAATGGTGCTCCTGAGACTGGAGGTGTGAGAGTTCACGTTGGAGGACCGCTAACCTCAGTTGTAGGAGCTGGACAGGCTCCCGGAGGCACTCATTTACAAGGCATGGACCGAGTACCCAACCCCACCCCAGGGACCCCGCAGCCTCTGCTGAGTGGACGATCTCAGGATGACGCCACAGTCGCATACTTCTTTCAGAGGCAGCCCGGAGAGCAGCTTGGTGGTTGCCCTCCCAGTAAACATCGTTGGCCCACTGGAGATGCCAATCATATTGACCAG AACCGTCCAGCGGATGAAATGAACTATGACTTTCAAGCCCTTGCTTTGGAGTCGAGGGGCATGGGAGAG CTCTTGCCTGCAAAAAAGCTTTGGGATTCTGATGAGATGGCCAAAGATGGAAGGAAAGGGATGCTCCTTGGGGAGGAGTGGAGGGACACTGCCTGGGGATCATCTC ATCATTCAGTGTCCCAACCAATCATGGTGCAGCGGCGACCAGGCCAGAGTTTCCATGGCAATGGTGATGCCAATTCTGTGCTTTCACCTCGCTCAGAAGGTGGAGGCCTGGGTGTGAGCATGGTGGAGTACGTCCTGAGCTCCTCTCCTGGTGACAAGATGGATGGTCGCTACAGGAACGGGGGCTAT GGTGGAGGAGACACTGACCAAGatgggagagagaagagtgatGCTCAAGAGAAAATCTCCCCATTTGAAGAGGACAAGAGCCCAGAGATGAAGGTGGGAGAGGAGATAGATCCGGCGAAAGCCAATGGAAGAGGCCTATTAAACGGCATGGACAGAGACTGCAAAGACTTCAA TCCAACACCTGGAAGCCGCCAAGCTTCCCCCACGGAGGCTGTGGAGAGGATGGGCCCAATTCAGACAGGTTTAGAGATGATGGTACAGCACCACCCCCATGCTCTCCAACAACAGAACCCCGTTCAAAACAAGCCTCCTGCTGAGGATTTCCAGAACCAGGAGCCACAGAACATGGGAGGTATGGAGCAGCAAGCCAACGTGGAGTCCCTTCAGTTTGATTACGCTGGTAACCAGATTCAGGTGGACTCCTCAGGGACTCCAGTAGGATTGTTTGACTACGCCGCTCAGCAGCAG TTGTTCCAGAGAACTAATCAGCTGACTGTTCAACaactcactgcagctcagcaacAACAATATGCCCTGGCTGcagcccagcagcagcatcttg CTGGCCTTGCTCCTGCATACCCTTACATCATTAATGCTGGCCCCCCTGGAACCGATCCCTACACTGCAGCTGGGCTGGCGGCCGCAGCCTCACTTGCAG GGCCCACAGTGGTTCCACCACAGTACTACGGAGTTCCATGGGGTGTGTACCCAGCTAATCTTTTCCAGCAACAGGCTGCATCTAATGCCAATCATTCAGCTAATCAGCAAGCATCCAATCAGGGGCCAGGCCAACAACAG GTAATGCGCACAGGAAACAACCAGCGACCTCTTACGCCCGGGCAAGGCCAGCAAAGTCAGCAAGAGTCTctagctgcagctgctgccgcAAACCCTGCACTGGCATACACAGGAATGTCTG GTTATCAGGTGCTGGCTCCTGCTGCTTACTATGACCAGACTGGAACTCTGGTGATGGGCCCCGGTGCCCGCACTGGTCTGGGTGGACCAATGCGTCTTGTCCAGACCCCTCTACTCATcaaccctgctgctgctcaggctg CAGCGGCGGTGTCTGCATCTGGCTCTGGCAACATGTCTGGTCCTCCAGGTAACGGACTTTACCGCTCCATGcctcaacaacaacagcagcagcaacaacagcagcagcagcagcaggctccCCCGCCCAGCAGCGGCCTGCCCTCCAGCTCATTCTACGGCTCTGGATCAGTCCCCAACACTTCTCAAAGCAGCTCCCTTTTCTCACACACCTCCGCTGCCCCACCACCGGCCTCCTCCCTGGGCTTCAGCAACACCGGCGGCTCTCTTGGCGTGGGCCTAGGCTCAGCTCTTGGAGCCTTCGGCTCATCTG TGTCCAGCCCTACCAGTGGCAGTGTAACTCGCAGGGACTCTCTGTTGGCAAGCTCTGACCTGTACAAACGCGGTGGCAGCAGTTTAACTCCCATTGGTCAGCCGTTTTACAACAGCCTGGGTTACTCTTCACCAAGCCCCATTGGCCTTACACCGGGTCACTCCCCACTCACTCCTCCACCTTCTTTGCCCTCCTCCCATGGATCCTCTTCAAGCCTTCACCTCG GTGGCCTGACAAATGGCAGCGGGCGTTACATCTCTGCAGCACCTGGAGCTGAGGCAAAGTACCGGAGCGCTGGTAGTACATCCAGTCTGTTCAACTCCAGCAGCCAGCTGTTCCCTCCGTCTCGGCCCCGTTACAGTCGCTCTGATGTCATGCCGTCCGGACGCAGCCGCCTACTGGAAGACTTCAGAAACAACCGCTTCCCAAACCTCCAGCTCCGTGACCTTCCAGGACACATGGTGGAGTTCTCTCAAGACCAACATGGATCCAG ATTTATCCAACAGAAGCTAGAGAGGGCCACTCCTGCTGAGAGGCAGATGGTGTTTGGAGAGATTCTGCAAGCAGCATACCAGCTGATGACCGATGTCTTTGGGAACTATGTCATTCAAAAGTTTTTTGAG TTTGGAAGTGCCGACCAGAAGCTGGCTTTGGCAACACGTATTCGTGGCCACGTACTTCCCCTGGCTTTGCAGATGTATGGTTGTAGAGTTATCCAGAAAGCCCTGGAGTCCATTTCCTCAGAGCAGCAG AGCGACATTGTCCGTGAGCTGGATGGCCACGTGTTGAAGTGTGTGAAGGACCAGAACGGAAACCATGTGGTACAGAAGTGCATTGAGTGTGTGCAACCTCAGGCCCTCCAGTTTATCATCGACGCCTTCCAGGGCCAG gtgtttgtgttgtccACACACCCTTACGGCTGCAGAGTGATCCAAAGGATTTTGGAGCACTGCACTCAGGAGCAGACTCTCCCCATCCTGGAAGAGCTGCATCAGCACTCTGAACAGCTGGGCCAG GATCAGTATGGTAACTACGTCATTCAGCACGTGTTGGAGCACGGGCGACCGGAAGATAAGAGCAAGATAGTGGCAGAGGTTCGAGGAAAGGTTCTTGTCCTGAGCCAACACAAATTTGCAAG CAATGTCGTTGAGAAGTGTGTGATCCACTCTTCGCGTGCCGAAAGAGCTCTGCTGATCGATGAAGTGTGCTGCCAGAAAGACGGGCCTCACAGCGCCCTGTACACAATGATGAAGGACCAGTACGCCAACTATGTTGTCCAAAGAATGATTGACATGGCAGAACCCGCTCAGCGCAAAATCATCATGCACAAG ATCCGGCCCCACATCGCTACTTTGCGCAAGTACACCTACGGTAAGCACATTCTGGCCAAGCTGGAAAAGTACTACATGAAGAGTGGATCTGAACTGGGTCCTATCGGCGGCCCTGCGAACGGCCTCATGTAG